One Perca flavescens isolate YP-PL-M2 chromosome 9, PFLA_1.0, whole genome shotgun sequence genomic window carries:
- the ccn1 gene encoding CCN family member 1, whose translation MLMLTVVVTFLGSFNMVLSSSSSCPSVCECPMEMPKCAPGVSVVLDGCGCCKVCARQLNEDCSLTEPCDHTKGLECNFGASFAAATTRGICRAKSEGRPCEYNSRIYQNGESFQPNCKHQCTCIDGAVGCVPLCPQELSLPNLGCANPRLVKVAGQCCEEWACDDGMQKDILEKIFGKDIMTDESERDLTNRNELIAIVKGGLKSLAAFRPQPEVHMFDSQKCIVQTTPWSQCSKSCGTGISTRVTNNNSECKLVKETRICEVRPCTQSPYSSLKKGKKCSRTKKSSQPVKFTYAGCSSLKKYRPKYCGACVDGRCCSPHDTRTIRVKFLCEDGETFNKNIMMIESCKCTYNCPHANEASYPFYRLSNDIHKFRD comes from the exons ATGCTGATGCTTACTGTTGTCGTTACCTTCCTTGGGAGCTTTAATATG gtcctctcttcctcctcctcctgccccTCCGTGTGTGAGTGTCCCATGGAGATGCCCAAGTGCGCACCCGGCGTGAGCGTCGTCCTGGACGGCTGCGGCTGCTGCAAAGTTTGCGCCAGGCAGCTGAACGAGGACTGCAGCCTGACCGAGCCTTGTGACCACACTAAAGGGCTGGAGTGTAACTTTGGGGCCAGCtttgctgctgctactactcGTGGCATCTGCCGAG CCAAGTCAGAGGGCAGACCCTGCGAGTACAACAGCAGGATCTACCAGAACGGAGAGAGCTTCCAGCCCAACTGTAAACACCAGTGCACCTGCATCGATGGGGCAGTGGGATGTGTCCCACTGTGCCCGCAGGAGCTCTCCCTGCCCAACCTGGGCTGTGCCAACCCAAGACTGGTCAAGGTAGCAGGCCAGTGCTGTGAGGAGTGGGCGTGTGATGATGGCATGCAGAAAGACATCCTGGAGAAGATCTTTGGCAAAGACATTATGACTGATGAGTCGGAAAGAGACCTCACCAACAGGAACGAGCTCATTGCTATCGTGAAGGGAGGACTCAAGTCCCTAGCTG CCTTTAGACCACAGCCTGAAGTCCACATGTTTGACAGCCAGAAGTGCATTGTCCAAACCACACCCTGGTCCCAGTGCTCCAAGAGCTGTGGAACAGGCATCTCCACCAGAGTCACCAACAACAACAGCGAGTGCAAGCTGGTCAAGGAGACAAGAATCTGTGAAGTGCGGCCATGCACCCAGTCACCTTACTCCAGTCTGAAG AAAGGAAAGAAGTGCAGCAGAACCAAGAAGTCCAGCCAGCCGGTGAAGTTCACCTATGCCGGCTGCTCCAGCCTGAAGAAGTACAGGCCAAAGTACTGCGGCGCCTGCGTGGACGGCCGCTGCTGCAGCCCCCATGACACCAGAACCATCCGTGTCAAGTTCCTCTGCGAGGACGGAGAGACCTTCAACAAGAACATTATGATGATCGAGTCCTGCAAGTGCACCTACAATTGTCCCCATGCCAACGAAGCCTCCTACCCCTTCTACCGCCTCTCCAACGACATCCACAAGTTCAGAGACTGA